The sequence AAACCAATTGTTACCGGTGCAGATGGATTGAAAGCTTTAAAGGTTGCAGAAACAATTATAATGGAAATAGAAAAATCAAAAATTAATTGATTAGTTGAAGTTAGCCGGATAAATGTGATACTATGAATAAAAATAAGTTTACTCTGATATGCGCAGTTCTAATGCTTGCAATTGGTTTTACCAGTTGTTCAGTATTCAATGCAATAAGAGATCTTGCAAATCTGAAATTCAAATTAGGCGCTGTCGGAAATTTTCAGATAAATGGAATAAGCATAACTAATAAATCAAAACTAAGCGATTTTACTGCAATAGATTTATTAAGATTATCGGCGGCATTCGCCAATAAAAAAATTCCGGTTACCTTTACTCTAAATGTAGAAGCTATGAATCCAAATTCAAATCAATCAACAGGAAATTCTGCAGTTTCGTTAACTAACTTTCCCTGGCGATTGATCATTGATGATAAACAAACAATTGTTGGCAACATTGGCTCTTCTGTTAATGTTCCGGGTGGTAATCAAAAAGCAATTATTCCTTTACAAATGCAGCTTGATTTGTTCCAATTCTTTGGAGATGGTGGATATGAAAAATTAATTAACATTGCTCTAAAACTTGGTGGGCAAAGCGGATCACCAACGAATGTAAAATTAATTGCTCAACCAACTATTGCTACACAGATAGGTAATATCACATATCCGGGAGAGTTGACTATTGTATCGTACGAGTATAGATGAAAAGTAAACTTAGAAATATTTACTAATATTTTAGGACGATTTATGGCTAAGCCAAATAAATATGCAATCGGAGTTGATCTTGGCGGTACTTCAATTAAAGTTGGAGTAGTTTCTAAGGAAGGGAAAATTCTTAAAAAAGTATCTTTAGATACATTAGCAGATGGCGGACCGGATATTGTCATTCATCAAATTAAAAAAGGGATTGATCTTTTACTGGAGGATTATAAAAAAGAAATTGTTGGAATTGGAATCGGGTCGCCCGGTGTTGTTTCGATAAAGAAAGGCACAGTTGAAAATCCGCCAAACTTGAGCAACTGGAAGAAAGTGCATCTTGGAAAAATTATTGAAAAAGAATATGACATTAAAACTGTTGTTGAAAATGATGCAAACGCTGCGGCAATTGGCGAATTAATTTTTGGCGCCGGCAAAGGTTTCTCTGATTTCATAATGATTACATTAGGCACCGGTGTTGGTGGTGGAATTATAATGAATCGCAAATTGTATCGTGGTGAAACTGGTGCAGCCGGGGAAATTGGACATATTACTATTGCGTATGATGGCAAACCTTGTAATTGTGGCGGTGTGGGCTGTGTTGAAGCTTATATTGGAAACAATTATATGATAGAACGGGTATCAAGGGAATTGCCGGATCATCCTGAATCTAAAATATTTGAATTGCTCGATAATAATTTGAATCACCTTACACCAAAAATTATTAACGATGCTGCGGTTTCCGGAGATGAATTTGCTAAATCGATAATTTTTGATACCGGTAAATACCTTGGTTATGCCTTGGCAACAGTAATTAATATTTTAGATATAAGTACAATAATTATCGGTGGTGGTGTTGCCGGCTTCGGTAAAATATTATTCGATTCAGTTGAAAAAACAACAAAGGAAAGGACATTAAAATGTTTTAAGGATAGAGTAAAGATTTATCCTGCAAAATTAAAAAATGAAGCCGGAATAAAGGGCGCTTCTGCATTGGTGTTTTATAAATCGTAATACAGAAATCAGGAGTAAGGAGACAGGAGTAAGAATAAAGCAATTTTTAACTTCTGACTTCTGACTTCTGACTTCTATCGTCTGACTTCTGAAATGATAAAAGTAATATTATATATCACAATTCTGCTCCCAGGTTTAATTCTCGCTCAGAAGCCTGATTCTATTTTTGTTAAACCTGATTCCGTTTCCTTTAACAACCTTCAAAAAGATTCGCTTGCAGTTTCCGATTCCACTAAAAGAAAAAAGAAACAGTTTGATGTAAATGCGGTTATCAACGCAACAGCTTCAGATTCCCTTATCTTCAAAGTGAAAGAAAAGAAGATGGAGCTTTATGGCAATGGTGAAATGAAGTACAAACAAACTGATCTGAAAAGTGCAAACATCATTGTTAATTTTCAAACAAATCAAATTGCTGCTTCAGGAGTGCCTGATACCGCCGATAAATCCGGGAAAAAACTAATGGGCACGCCGGTGCTTACTGAAGCAAGTGAAACCTATGAAGGAACTAATCTAACTTACAACTTCAAAACACAACAGGGATTTATTTCTCTTGCTAAGACTAAATCCGAAGGAACGTATTACGGCGGTTCTAAAGTAAAAAAAATGGATAAGGAAACATACTTTGTTCAGAATGGAATGTATACAACTTGCACAGATGATACTCCTCATTATAATTTTTACGCAAGCGAAATGAAAGTTATTATGAAAGAACAGATTATTGCTAAATGGATTTGGCTATACATCGGAGGTGTTCCTTTACCAATTCCACTTCCTTTCGGAGCGTTTCCTACTCAATCCGGCAGACGCTCCGGCATAATTGCACCAGCTTATGGCCAAAGTGAAAAGCAAGGTTGGTATCTTACACACCTTGGTTACTTTTGGGCAATGAGCGATTACATGGATTTGAACGGTACTATGGATTACTTCTTCAAAGGTGGCTTCAGTTTAAATAGCAGATTCAGATATGCAAAACGTTACTCATTGAGTGGAAGTATTGATGCAGGTTATAAAAATCTTCATTTCGGTGAAACCGGGGACCCGGGTTATAAGACACAAAGAGATTGGAGTTTATCTATAAACCATAACCAGGTAATCGATCCAACTATGCGACTGGATGCACATTTGACTTTTATGTCCTCGAAAAATTTTATCAATAATAACAGTATTAACTATGACGATCTGCTAACCCAGAATATTGTCTCTAGCGCAACACTTTTTAAAACTTGGGAAGAATCTGGTAACAGTTTGTCCCTAAGTTACAGCAGAAACCAATATCTTTCAACTGGACAAATAGATGAAATATTACCAAATCTTACTTTTACTCTTTCTCAATCATACCCTTTTAAACGGAAAGGAAAAGTTGATGCATCAGATCAAAAATGGTATGAACTATTAGGATATTCATACTCAGGACGGTTTTTGAACAGAAGAAATAAAACTGCCGGTAATTTAAATATCAGGGGCGGTATTCAGCACGATGTTGGCATTAGCGTTTCTCCCAAGATTGGCTACATCAATATATCACCTAGAGTTTCTTACACAGAAAGATGGTATAACAAACGAATTGAAAAATCGATTGGTCCGGTTCCGATTTATAATTCCGCAAATGTAATTACAGGATATAAAAATGATGTGATCTCTAAAGATATTAATGAAATTAATATGGTTCGTGATTTCGATTTTAGTATTTCGGCATCAACAAGATTGTATGGGATTATTCAACCAAATGCGTTAGGAATTGATGCTTTAAGACATACAATTACACCTTCAATTTCTTACAATTATACGCCCGATTTTTCCAAACCAAAATGGGGATACTACGATAGCTACAAAGACACAAACGGAAAGCAAATAAAATATAGCAAATTTGAAAAGGAAGTTTTTACCGGACCGGGTGAAGGCGAATCCCAAAGTTTAAGTTTTTCTGTCGGGAATATTTTTGAAATGAAAACCAAGAAAGATCCGACTGATACAACTTCCGAAGCTAAAAAAATCCAACTCCTTAATTTTGATGCTTCTGTTGGATATAATTTTGCGGCTGATAGTATGAGGCTTTCGGATTTACATTTAGGATACCGCACACAGGTAGCAGATTTTCTGAATTTTTCTGGTGGTTCTACTTATTCATTTTATGATTATGCACTGAATAAAAACGGTTCTTTGCAAAAAATTAATAAATTCTTAATTAATGAAAAAAAAGGATTGTTAAAGCTAACTAACTTCGACTTCTCAATATCTGCTTCACTATCAGGTGAAAAATTAAAGAGCAAGGAAACAAAGGAAGAAAAAAAGAAACTGGAAGAGAATGAGGTGACAAATAAGCAAAGTAATTATTCCGGTATTTACAATGAAGAAGATCCTGATTTTGAAATTCCGTGGGATGTTTCTCTTAGTTATAATTATAGATTTGATAATATTGGACATACAAAAAGTTCCAATGTAAACCTTAATTTGAATACAAATCTTACAAAGTCCTGGAAACTTTCTCTATCTGCTTACTATGATATTTTCAGAAAGGAATTTCAGGCTCCCCAAATAAATATTTACAAGGATTTACACTGCTGGGAATTGAAAATAACATGGAATCCTCTTGGCACTTATCGTGGTTACCGATTTGAGATAAGAATTAAAGCACCGCAATTGCAGGATATTAAAGTAACCCGAAGACGAGGGCAATTCCAGGGAGTTGGATATTGAAACGAATGATGATTGAAAATTACAAAATTATAAAATTGCAATATTGCAAAATTGATTTTGATTTCGACAACTAAACAATTTAACAATCGATGTCTTGAATAAACCGTTGATTTAAAACAGATAACAGAAGACATACAACTATATGAAAACGTACCTGATAGATGGCAATAATTTAATTGGCAAAATAAGATCATTGATGGACTTGCAATCAAAGGACAGGCAGGGTGTCCGCGAAAAACTTGCTTTTATGATTGACAATTATTTCACCGGGAAAAATGCTAAAGTATTACTCTTTTATGACGGTTATGAAAATCTCTTAATTCGTTCCACTAAATCAAAAATAATTTATTCACAAAAAAAAACCGCAGATGATGTAATTAAAAATCAAATTGGGAATTCCAAAAATCCAAGACAGATAGTTATGATTAGTTCAGACAATAATCTAATCCAATTTGCCAGTGTGTGCGGATGCGAAACTATTAAATCCGAAAAATTTGCTGCTGAAATTTCTGCTCATAAGAATCTTGATGATGAAGAGGATCGTGAAAGATCTATAGACAACAACGAAATTAAAAAATTATTTGGTGTATAAGAATTAAAGGGAAAAAGAATGAATTTCTTTAGTTATTTTTATCACCGGAAATTGTCCGGAATCTTGCTGCTGTTTATAATTATAATTTTATCATTAAACAATTATTCTTCTGCTCAAATGGAAAATTTAACAATCAAACAATTAAAAGAAAAAATAGAATCCCAGCTAAAAAATATTAAAGGTGATTATGCCGTGGCTTTTAAAAGTTTGGTAGATACTTCTGATGTTATCTTTATAAATGAAAATGAAAATTTTCATGCAGCAAGTACAATGAAAACCCCGGTTATGATTGAAGTATTTAAGCAGGCAGCTGAAGGGAAACTTAAATTAACTGATTCCATCCTTGTTAAAAATGAATTCAAAAGCCTGGCGGATGGAAGTTCTTTTAAATTAGATATTGATAGAGATGGTGGTGAATCTCTTTATAAATCGATTGGCGGAAAAATGTCTATTTACGATCTGGTTTATGATATGATAACTGTTAGCAGCAACTTAGCGACCAACATTTTAATAGAATTAGTTGAAGCTAAAAATGTTTCCAAAACAATGCGTCAACTCGGAGCAAATAAAATTAAGGTAATGCGTGGAGTTGAAGATATGAAGGCTTACGACCTTGGAATGAACAATACAACAACTGCCCTGGACCTATTGATCATTTTTGAAAAGATTGCAAATAGTGAAATAATTTCCGCCGAAGCTTGTAGAGAAATGATAAAAATTTTAGCTGACCAAAAATTTAATGAAGTTATTCCTGCCCATCTTCCAGGTAATATAAAAGTTGCGCATAAGACTGGATCAGTCGATGGAGTTCAGCATGATTCAGGAATAATAATTCTCCCTGACGGTGAAAAATATGTGCTTGTGCTTTTAACAAAGAATCTTGAAAGCAATAGCGAAGCGATAAAAGTTCTTGCTAATGTTTCCAAAGAAATTTACGACTATATAACAAATAAAAAATTGTAGTTTATATCTGCCATTTTCGAGGTTTTAATGTTGAGATTTTTATTCCTTTTTGTTTTACTTGTTAATCAATTTTCATATTCACAGGAACATATTTCTGTTCATCAAAGAGATAAAGAACAATTCGGTCAAAAAGAAAAACCAATTGTTTCGGTTGATGAAAGTAGAGAAGAGATAATACCTTTGGTAATAAAAAGTACAACATCGTTGAATAAATCTGTGTTTGGATTTCTACCTGATTGGGAATACCCAACCGCTAAATTTAATTTGAGATATGATCTTCTTACACACATAGCTGCTTTCGATTTTGCCGTTAGCAGCAGTGGAGTTATCAGCAATCCTTCCGGATGGCCCTGGACTGATGTTATAAATACTGCCCACACCAATGGTGTTAAAATTATAATGGCAATAACAAATTTTAATAAAGATGGTATCAGAACAATTCTTACTAATACAACAGTTAAAAACACATTTTTTGCTAATATAAAAACAAAGATACAAACTTATAATCTTGATGGTGTCAATATCGACTTTGAGGGACCATACACCGCAGACCGTGGTAGTTTGATGAATGGATTTATGGCTGATTTAACAAATTATGTTCACACAAATTTACCTGGTAAAGAAGTTTCTTTTGATGGACCAGTTGTAAATTGGAGTGGATGGGATTTTGTTGGATTAGCAAATTCCTGTGATTATATATTTATAATGGGCTACGATTTTAATGGTAGTTGGAGTACTACTACCGGTCCAAGTTCACCTTTAAGCGGTGGAACTTATAATGTCGGTAACTCATTAACTTCAACAAGCTGGGGATATGGAAATGTGGTTGCCTCTAATCCCGGTAAATTGATTTTAGGAATTCCATATTATGGTGATCATTGGACAACACAAACAAGCGCAGCTAATTCAACTGTTATAAGTTTTATAAGTTCAACCAGGTTTAAGGATGATTATTTAAATTCTTTAACCTATGGTAGAATCTGGCAGAGTTCTTACCAGGTGCCATGGTATCGATATCAACAAAGCAGTACGTGGCACCAGAAATGGTACGATGATGATCAGAGTCTTGGATTAAAATATGATCAGGCAATTTCTAAAAGCCTTAAAGGTGTTGGAATGTGGGCGCTTGGTTATGATGGAACTCGCCAGGAACTTTGGGATCTTTTACGAAATCGATTTTACTCTGAAGTTCCAGTTGAGTTCACTTCTTTTTCAGCTATTCAAAACGAAACCAAAATAAAATTGAGTTGGACCACCGCTACTGAAACAAATAATATGGGATTTGAAATTCTGAGAACAATAGCTGAAGAAGAACCGGCTTGGGAAAAAGTAGGATTTATAAACGGACACGGAACTACTACTGAACCTTCAAACTATGTTTTTTATAATGATATTAGTGATGTAAATTCAAAAAAAGTTAATTACAGGTTAAAACAAATCGATACAAATGGAAGCTATAATTACTCAGATATAATTGAAGTTGAATTAACTCCGTTTAAATTCTATCTATCGCAAAACTTTCCAAATCCTTTCAATCCAGCTACAAGAATAGATTTTCAATTGCCAACAGATGAATTTATTTCAATCAAAGTTTTTGATCTTTTAGGAAACGATGTTGAAAATCTTTATGAGGGAATGATGAATTCAGGTTTTCATAGATTTAATATTGATGGAAGTAAATTAACCACCGGAGTATATTTCTATAAACTTTCATCTAAGAATTTTAATGAAGTAAAAAAGATGATGTTAGTACGATAGGAAAATTTAACTTATGCAAAAGTATTAAATCAAAATTTTAATACCTGGCGATTCAATAACTGAAGAGTTCAGAACTTCAGACTTCCTTTCAGATTTCAATATTATTCCTGTCCTTTCAGAACTTATGATCTTGACATGAATAAAAAAGGATTAAAATAGTTTATCAATTACGATTATTTATAATAGTAATTGAATCTTTAATTTTTTGTTTTCCACCTCAGGATATAATTCCTGATGTTACGGAAATTGAAATTATTAGGAGAATTAAAATGAATAGCTTTATAAAATTATTAAGTGCAATAATAGTAATGAGTAATTTAATTCTTGCTCAAGAGTTATCATTAAAATTATTATTCGACAAGAAAACATTTTTAAGATATGAACAGGTAGAATTTTTAATGGAATTAAGAAATACCGGAAATGAAGAATGCTTAATTGAAGGAAATATTTTAGGTAGAGAGGATACAAGGATTGATATAATAGTATTAGATGAAAATGGAAAAATACTTCTGCCTACTTTAAACGCTGGTGGACATTCATTATCTACAAATACTTTTTTTAAATTACCTTCAGGGGAAAGCATATATGAAAAGATAAATTTATCATCTTGGTATGGAAATGAAAAATTTGGGAAGATTGTAATCAATCGATTCGAACCCTATTCATTTTTACAAGGGAAATATTCTGTTAAAATAAAATATAATTATATGTATTTGGACTTAAATAAAAGTTTGCAAAGAAAAGAATTTTGTTCTGATATTGTAACATTTTCGGTCGTTAAACCAAAAAATTCCCAAGATATTACAGTATTAAATAAACTTAATGAATTACGAAAAAAAGACGAATTGATTTATAAATACGAGGAAGAAGTTAAAAACTTACGAAAGGAATATATTAATATTATTGATGAATTTCCTAATACAAATTATTTTTTATCTGTTTATAATAACCTCATCGATGCTTATCATATAGAAAAATTTAATGACATTCCAGAGAAAATACTATGGAATTTATTAAAACGATTCCCTAATGCACCCTTGACTTATTATGCCGTTTCGTGTTATAAAACGTACTATAAGAATTTTTACCACTCAGAAAAATTTCAATCAAAGATTAGCAAGTTCGTAAAAAAAGTAATTGATAAAAATGAAGTGATCAAAAAAAAATAGAGTTTCATTAAAGCAACTATTATCAAAATAAAAACAATAAGAAATATTTTATAGTATGTTTCTGTCCTGTCAGTTCGTTAATAGCGAATAATTTTCTTGACAGGAATAAAATGGTTAAAATTGTTTATCAATTACAATTATTTTTTATGATAGTAATAGGGTCGCTTATTTTTTGTTTCCCACGTCAGGAGATAACTCCTGAAGTAAATTTATTTTAGTTTGAGATGGAAATTATGAAAAATAAAATTTATGCAACTACACTTATAATGCTTTTTATTGTAAATAGTGTATTCGCACAGAATAATTTTGGTCAGAAAGATTCGATTAGGTACAGCCAAATTGGTATCGCTGGGGGATTGCAGTTAAAAAATGAAAAAGTAAAAGATATAAATCCACTTGCTGGATTATTGGTTGAGGTACCATTAAGCTATAATTGGTCATTGCCTTTTGAAGTATTCTTGTGGAACATTTTTGATCATCAAGGACACGAAAGAAGATGGGTCGGTAGGTTAGCAATATCAGCAAAATATAAAACAAATTATGACTTTCCTCTAAATCTGTATTTACAAAGTGGGGCAGGAATTGCTTCATATTTATATCCTCCAATTTTTTCCATACACTATGGAATAGGTTTAGAATATAGGGTAACACCCTCATATACTATAAACAGCGATGCAAGAGTACTCTCGGGTATAGCAGATGGTGGAGGAAAAATTTTAACTACACCTTTAATAATTACGTTTGGAATTAAATTTAGTCAATAAATTTTCCTATCCTGATAGCACTTAAACAAGATGTACATTCAAAATGAATAAAAATATTGGTAAACTTATTACACTTATGGTATTATTAACGAGCTACTTTACTTATGGTGAAATTCCACAAAAACACTTTAATAATGACTCTGATAGTCTTTATTTCCAAAATATGTCAACGACCACATAATTCCGTAGATACAGTTAAAATCACTTTAACAGAAAAACAATATGGAATTTCTATTAAAGGTGGAATAAAATTGAGAGATAAACATGATTATGATATTAAATCCGGACCTAATTTAGGCTTACAATTTTATGTACCAATTGACAACGGCTGGAGTATTCAACACGAGTTAGATTATTAGAAGGCAAATTATGGTAGAGATGTGGAAACGGGGTGATGTTTATTCTATCGGATGTATTATTTCCATTGTTGCAAATATTGAAAGTGAAAAATTTGTTTCAAGATTTTAAATTACCAACAGAGCAAAATGTGGAGTTGAAATTATTTGATATACTTGGTAGTGAAGTGAAGACCATATTAAATGAACTCATGCCTGCCGGATTTCAATCTGTTGTTTTAACAACAACTGAATTAACCTCAGGTGTATATTTGTACAGGTTAAAGGCAGGCAATTTTACTGAAATTAAAAAAATGGTAGTTGCCAAGTAGGTTAGAATATTATTTTAAACAGTTTCAATTGTAAATACGCTCCAAGTAAACCAAACAAAGAGATATAGTTAAAGCTGAGTTTTAGAAAATTGAGATTGTAAATAAATTCATTACTTTAAAAGTAACTTTCCAATTTAAACATTATTTCTCCACTCTCTTCTTGATTGTGTGTTCTGTTCTTTTCGTAGTGTAATAATAATGAGAAGGCTCACCAAAAATAATCCCAGGTATGAAGTAATATCCCTTATTTCAGAATGCATATGATAATTTTTTATTTGAATCATATTAGAAGTAATAAATCTTCCTTGAACGGAAATTATACCTGATTGCCTGAAATCTTTGTTAAATATTTCTATTCTTTCATTGGCAAACGTGATTATCTCAGATTGTTTATCAGAGTCTTGAATATAAGCCCTGTCAAGTTCAATGTATTTACCAACTCGATTATCATAATTGCGCAATGTTTTTACGTAATGATTATCTGCTGATTCAATAGAATTAACAAAGAAGAATGGAAGAAGTAAATAAATAGAAGTCCAAATAAGCAAGTGCTATGCAGTATAATCTAAAATTGTAGAAATTTATATTCGGTAAAATGATATGAACTGCTCTCTGGAACAACCATGGAATATCAGGTATAATTGCGCCTAAATAGATCCACAAGAAATCTGCTTTTTTAATAAATGTCCGTGTTGTAATTCCATTTACTGCTAAGTGTGCTAACGTATCTGGCATTGTTGAATATATTTTTCTTGCATATCACTAAATACACAATATTTTTCATTCTACATTCTACATTCTACATTCTACATTCTACATTCTACATTCTACATTCTACATTCTACATTCTACATTAATAATTTTACACTTGTGTAGTTTGCTTCAAAAATAATTTTTGCAATTCCTTAGCCTTGCGATTTTTCCAGACACCTTTGTGGTAAGCATACCCTGCCACAAGCGGCATAGCAATCGTAGCCTCGGAATAAACCATCTGCTCAAAGGTAGTTTCTACTTTTCCCCACGAACTGGCTTCTTTTAATGTTGAAGAGGAAAGGGCTCCATCTCTAACATCTGCAACTGTAATTTGGATGGCGTACTTGTGCATCGGTGCATCATCCTGAAGCAGGTCCGCCGCAACAACAATATCCTGTGTAAAGTTTTTAGGTACACCACCACCGATCATAAAGATTCCGGTTTCCTTTGAATGTAATTTAATTTGAGTAAGTTCAAGAAAATCTTTTGCAGAATCGATTGAAACATGTTTATCCGGATTTTTGGTTTGATGCATTACAAATCCAAAACCTGCTGAACAATCTGAGAAAGCAGGAACAAAGATCGGGACATTCTTTTTATAAGCTGTATAAACAACGCTGTCATCAACTTTAGGTCCACCGTTCATCTCTAAATATTTTCCAAACTCCCAAAGAAGTTCTCTGGACGAATATGGGCGCTGTTCTAATGTATCCAGAATTTTTGCAGTAGTTTCATCGCAAATTCTTAATTCATCTTCATCAATGAATGTATCATAAATTCTATCAATATGAAGATCGCGAAGTTGGTTATCATCGCTAAATGGTGTACCGATGTAATGTTTGAAACCGAGGGCTTCAAAAAAATCCTGATCAACCATTATGGCGCCGGTGGAAACTATTGCATCAACCATATTATTTGTTATAAGATCGTAAACGACTTTCTTTAATCCTGCACTGAATAAACTTCCAGCAAGCGTAAGAATAACTGTGCAATCTTTATCGATCAACATTCTTTCATAAATCTTAGCTGCACGATTCAAATCTCTTGCAGTAAAAGCCATTTTTTCCATAGCATCCACAAAAGGAACAACATTATAACTCTTTATGTCTATGTGTTGAATAATTTCTTTTAATAATTCTTTTTTGTCAGCCATTTTTATTTCACTCCAATTTTAATTTTCTGTTCAAAATATAAAAAAACAAATGATGAAAGAACAAAGAAATAAGTTATTAGTTTCCAATCACAAATATTAATTTCTGTTTCCTTCATTATACATTATAAATTTTTAATTCTACATTAAAATACCTTCTTCGCCAATTTTAAAATTCCTTGCTTCCACGGAACGCGATGAGAAATACCTGATTGGTTTTTGAACGAGTCTAGATTATCCAAATACCATTTGTAATTTCGAATCAATGCATCTTTGTTGGAGTACTTTGGTTTATAACCAAGAATCTTCTCAGCTTTTTCAATCGATACGAATGAATCTTTGGAAGCAGTTTCATAAACCCATTTATAAAGAGGGGAGAGTTTCAATGCTTCCAATAATCTTAAAGTAATTATGATCGGCTTTTCAGGAAGCGGTTTAATCTTTTTGCCAAAGCCAGCGTAATCAAGTACTGCCTGGTAGTCTTCTTTCATTGTTGTGAATTGTTTTGCACCAACGTTGAAAGTATCGTTCACAGTTTTTTCATCAAGAGTGCAACACAAATAGGTTGCTCTGCATAAATCTTCAACATCTAAAAGCTGGTAGCGAT is a genomic window of Ignavibacteriales bacterium containing:
- a CDS encoding ROK family protein encodes the protein MAKPNKYAIGVDLGGTSIKVGVVSKEGKILKKVSLDTLADGGPDIVIHQIKKGIDLLLEDYKKEIVGIGIGSPGVVSIKKGTVENPPNLSNWKKVHLGKIIEKEYDIKTVVENDANAAAIGELIFGAGKGFSDFIMITLGTGVGGGIIMNRKLYRGETGAAGEIGHITIAYDGKPCNCGGVGCVEAYIGNNYMIERVSRELPDHPESKIFELLDNNLNHLTPKIINDAAVSGDEFAKSIIFDTGKYLGYALATVINILDISTIIIGGGVAGFGKILFDSVEKTTKERTLKCFKDRVKIYPAKLKNEAGIKGASALVFYKS
- a CDS encoding glycosyl hydrolase family 18 protein, whose amino-acid sequence is MLRFLFLFVLLVNQFSYSQEHISVHQRDKEQFGQKEKPIVSVDESREEIIPLVIKSTTSLNKSVFGFLPDWEYPTAKFNLRYDLLTHIAAFDFAVSSSGVISNPSGWPWTDVINTAHTNGVKIIMAITNFNKDGIRTILTNTTVKNTFFANIKTKIQTYNLDGVNIDFEGPYTADRGSLMNGFMADLTNYVHTNLPGKEVSFDGPVVNWSGWDFVGLANSCDYIFIMGYDFNGSWSTTTGPSSPLSGGTYNVGNSLTSTSWGYGNVVASNPGKLILGIPYYGDHWTTQTSAANSTVISFISSTRFKDDYLNSLTYGRIWQSSYQVPWYRYQQSSTWHQKWYDDDQSLGLKYDQAISKSLKGVGMWALGYDGTRQELWDLLRNRFYSEVPVEFTSFSAIQNETKIKLSWTTATETNNMGFEILRTIAEEEPAWEKVGFINGHGTTTEPSNYVFYNDISDVNSKKVNYRLKQIDTNGSYNYSDIIEVELTPFKFYLSQNFPNPFNPATRIDFQLPTDEFISIKVFDLLGNDVENLYEGMMNSGFHRFNIDGSKLTTGVYFYKLSSKNFNEVKKMMLVR
- a CDS encoding deoxyhypusine synthase; its protein translation is MADKKELLKEIIQHIDIKSYNVVPFVDAMEKMAFTARDLNRAAKIYERMLIDKDCTVILTLAGSLFSAGLKKVVYDLITNNMVDAIVSTGAIMVDQDFFEALGFKHYIGTPFSDDNQLRDLHIDRIYDTFIDEDELRICDETTAKILDTLEQRPYSSRELLWEFGKYLEMNGGPKVDDSVVYTAYKKNVPIFVPAFSDCSAGFGFVMHQTKNPDKHVSIDSAKDFLELTQIKLHSKETGIFMIGGGVPKNFTQDIVVAADLLQDDAPMHKYAIQITVADVRDGALSSSTLKEASSWGKVETTFEQMVYSEATIAMPLVAGYAYHKGVWKNRKAKELQKLFLKQTTQV
- a CDS encoding T9SS type A sorting domain-containing protein, which translates into the protein MFILSDVLFPLLQILKVKNLFQDFKLPTEQNVELKLFDILGSEVKTILNELMPAGFQSVVLTTTELTSGVYLYRLKAGNFTEIKKMVVAK
- a CDS encoding class A beta-lactamase-related serine hydrolase; amino-acid sequence: MNFFSYFYHRKLSGILLLFIIIILSLNNYSSAQMENLTIKQLKEKIESQLKNIKGDYAVAFKSLVDTSDVIFINENENFHAASTMKTPVMIEVFKQAAEGKLKLTDSILVKNEFKSLADGSSFKLDIDRDGGESLYKSIGGKMSIYDLVYDMITVSSNLATNILIELVEAKNVSKTMRQLGANKIKVMRGVEDMKAYDLGMNNTTTALDLLIIFEKIANSEIISAEACREMIKILADQKFNEVIPAHLPGNIKVAHKTGSVDGVQHDSGIIILPDGEKYVLVLLTKNLESNSEAIKVLANVSKEIYDYITNKKL
- a CDS encoding putative LPS assembly protein LptD, producing MIKVILYITILLPGLILAQKPDSIFVKPDSVSFNNLQKDSLAVSDSTKRKKKQFDVNAVINATASDSLIFKVKEKKMELYGNGEMKYKQTDLKSANIIVNFQTNQIAASGVPDTADKSGKKLMGTPVLTEASETYEGTNLTYNFKTQQGFISLAKTKSEGTYYGGSKVKKMDKETYFVQNGMYTTCTDDTPHYNFYASEMKVIMKEQIIAKWIWLYIGGVPLPIPLPFGAFPTQSGRRSGIIAPAYGQSEKQGWYLTHLGYFWAMSDYMDLNGTMDYFFKGGFSLNSRFRYAKRYSLSGSIDAGYKNLHFGETGDPGYKTQRDWSLSINHNQVIDPTMRLDAHLTFMSSKNFINNNSINYDDLLTQNIVSSATLFKTWEESGNSLSLSYSRNQYLSTGQIDEILPNLTFTLSQSYPFKRKGKVDASDQKWYELLGYSYSGRFLNRRNKTAGNLNIRGGIQHDVGISVSPKIGYINISPRVSYTERWYNKRIEKSIGPVPIYNSANVITGYKNDVISKDINEINMVRDFDFSISASTRLYGIIQPNALGIDALRHTITPSISYNYTPDFSKPKWGYYDSYKDTNGKQIKYSKFEKEVFTGPGEGESQSLSFSVGNIFEMKTKKDPTDTTSEAKKIQLLNFDASVGYNFAADSMRLSDLHLGYRTQVADFLNFSGGSTYSFYDYALNKNGSLQKINKFLINEKKGLLKLTNFDFSISASLSGEKLKSKETKEEKKKLEENEVTNKQSNYSGIYNEEDPDFEIPWDVSLSYNYRFDNIGHTKSSNVNLNLNTNLTKSWKLSLSAYYDIFRKEFQAPQINIYKDLHCWELKITWNPLGTYRGYRFEIRIKAPQLQDIKVTRRRGQFQGVGY
- a CDS encoding NYN domain-containing protein; this translates as MKTYLIDGNNLIGKIRSLMDLQSKDRQGVREKLAFMIDNYFTGKNAKVLLFYDGYENLLIRSTKSKIIYSQKKTADDVIKNQIGNSKNPRQIVMISSDNNLIQFASVCGCETIKSEKFAAEISAHKNLDDEEDRERSIDNNEIKKLFGV